The DNA segment TTTAgttgactaaaaaaaaaaaaaatgctccagGAGAGAAATGCTGAGGACacagttgctgtttttttggTGTCCTTGTGCAAAATACTTAACCCCAAATTTGTGAGTATGACAGGTAAAAAGTGCACAAAAGCCCAGAATAAAGGCACTGTATGAATGTGTCTGTGGTTCTGAATGGCTTGTAGTCTATAACAAGTCCATTTCCACATTAACCCAAAATGCATGTTCTCCAGAAAGCTAATATCAGACACAGCCTACCTCTTTAAGATgaattttccacattttgatGAAACCATCATTTGAAGCAGTCACCACCACAGAGTAATCATCCACATTCACACTGTCGACCGTCTTCACTCTGAAATCACAAACGGACACAAAGATAAGCTGACTTCTTCTCCCATCATCACGCGTATCAGAATATTGACGGTATGATCTATGCATGATTGGTGGGGaaacaatgaatgaatgaattcacCTGGTTTCGTGAGCTTTGAACTCACACACCCATTTTGCTTTCTCCACATCACACAACCTCACAGTTTCATCGTCTCCTGCAACGGCCAGGATGGAGTTCTGAAAGATAAGCGGTGGTTGTTTTTCCACAAGAGTGGAGTGTGGAACGTCTTTTCTGCGTTTCCATGCTCTATTCTAATTGGATAATATGTCATGGTCAGGGAGCTCACGTTTAAAAACTTGACAGACGCGATCCTTTTGGGGTTTGCGACCGTTCCCGTCACAGTGGCCGTCTCCAGTTCGTAGATGTTCACTTTGTCGTTCATCACGACCACGTATCTGTCCCCGTCTGGTGACCACCTGACAATGTGTGCATCTGTCACGTGTGTAAAGAACACAGGTTTGAGGCCTACATGTGTCAACAATTATTTCCTCACTGCTCAAAAGGTTAAAGTAGAGCTTactctgttttatgtttttgatgAACGCTGATCTTCCATTAATGAGGTTCCACGTTCTGCATGGATACAAAGACACAACAGCCGTCATTGTTTCTCCAACAAATCGTTGGAGTCATCTACCGTTAAAGAGAGATGTGAAATTTACCTCAGTGTCTTATCGGTCCCAACTGAGAGCACAAGCTTCCCAGACGGATGGACGGACAGCGATGTCACATGACCTCTGAAAGACATCACAGCACAAGGCAACACTGACGATGCTACCAAACATAAAGAAGTAACCCTCTCCGTGTGTCTGTGCCACCTTTCTGTGCGCTTACTTGTGAGCTTTGATGGATTTCAGACACTCCCACTTCTTCGTgctccacacacacaggagTCCGTCCTCTCCTCCGCTCAGTAAGTGAGATGTCCCATAAAACTCGAGGCAAGTGATGGTGCCTGTGCAGGAAGTCAGTCAgcaccacaaaaaaaacaaaaacactctaAACCCCAGGTTAATTCAAATTGCTGACAAAATAATTCGAAATAAACAGACTCTTCAGTCcatcaaaaaaacaataaaaaaaaaaatattaaaaaaaaatatttaggaAATAAATCTAAAGGATTAAAAAATTAatatgaccaacaaaacattactttttttacattaaaatccAGATCCAGATGCACTTTATAGATGCCAgctggctgtggctcaggtggtagagatAATAAACCCCGAGTTGTATTAGAAAGGTGCTATTTAAAACACTTTCTTTACCACAGAAAGTGTTTTAACAGCTTTTTTGTTTGAAATCAAAAAATGATGGTTTATTTGTATATAAATatcttaaaaaatgttaaagaaaacatttgcacCCATagggagaagaaaaaacacaccaactatTCTGTTAAAGATTGGTTTTCAAACTTCTTGCACCGCAGGTACAGCAAAAGGCAAATCTGCTTTTTACAGTAAGAAGTTTCCTGGTTTGAATCTACTGCTTGGCCAGGACTGTTCTGTGTGGAATCTGCACAATCCAAcagtactctggcttcctcccacactcCAAAGACTTATGCATCAGCTTAACAGGCGATTCTAAACAGGTCAGGGATGCGTACATCCATTCCTCATATCTAGCCACCGAACGTGGCCTGTGTGGTCAGTAACACTAGAAAAGCTCTACATAAACACCAACTTATATCCACTTCTTTCcatcacaaataaaatgttttctgtgaATGAAGACGGACAAATTTGAGTGtgtttaaaaatcacaaaatatcAAGTCGACGTACTTTGAATTATTCAACAGGTCACTTCTATATTAGGTGTTTTTGATGTTTAACTGAAGAACTCAAACAGACTAATTACAACTTTACAAACTCACCATCATGATGCAGCAAAGCACCGTGCTCGATTCTTTTCTTCATGTCGTACACTTGGATGGTCTCATCTTTGCTCCCCGTCACGACGAACCTCTCACTGGCAGCCACGGCGGATACTGAAGCTGTGTGAGCGTGATGTGTGAATTCTGCTTTGGCTGTCCACTCCTGCATGACAATTAATTTTAGAGAAAACTTTTTATaacaaaacaatttatttgCATATAACTTAATCCACAGACTGTTAGAGAAAAAGGAGTGAGTCAGGGAACTTCTTACATTACACTCCTTTCATATACTGGCCAATGAATGTgcttcaaaatcaaacaaatactGTATTGGATACAAATCATGACAAGTataaaggaggggaaaaaactaaacaatTTCATCGttttttactgattttatttaaagaaagtaTATGATTGCAAAATCAATGCAGCCTTTTGAGCAGCTATAGTTATAACGGTAAACATTTCTCTAGTTTAGTGCCCTTTTTAATTAGGTTGTATtctatttgatttttttgtgacTAGTTATTGAAAAcctattaaaaacaattttctatgccttaatatattttttaatggaAATCATAATGTTCATCATCCAACCAACAAACACTTGAGCTTGTTATTATTACCACTTAACATCACACCCTTTATGTGACACACGGGTCGTTGCTTTGTGAGACTCCAGCTTACCTTTTCGTCAGTTTTTACTTGATAACCGAAGGTGATCTGTTCATAGCTGCCAGCGACCAGCTCCAACACAGCTGCCATGCTGCTGGACTACAGTGAGCTCAGCTAGCCAGCTAATTAGCCTTCCTTAAAATTTACCGGTTTTCTGAGCAGATTTCCTCGAGCAGTTTGTGTAACAGCTGCTAAAATACTAACAGAACACCAACGCGAGAAACGCAAGGACAGTAAACAGCGTGGTGCGAATACTCGCACGCGATAACGGTAACTCTTTTTAGCTAAACACACGTTCAGTCCCAAAATAACATGTGGAGTTACTGCGCTTGCGCAAAAGCACTTTCTTCCCATTTGTCGTTAAggctttttcaaaataaaagtcgaatagaatagaatagaatagaatgcctttattgtcactatacagttgtacaatgagatacagagcatctcctactcagtgtaaacatgctgtGGGGGGtgtacagttctgcagcgctatatacatatggacagtattaacatatggaagaagatgtgtatatatatataaaatgtacaatttacaagccgtaagtaatatgtaataaatagtgttatgtatgtacagttgagttattgtacatggaattggtataaatggtgttatgtatatacagttattgcacatagaattggtataaatagtggtggtccatagaggaagtgggaagtggggggctgtgttatcggtgcatgtgtgagttcagggtggttatggctttggggaagaaactgtttttgagtctgtgggtttttgtgctgatgcacctgtagcgcttccctgagggaaacaggctgaacatgtcgaagccagggtgggagctgtccttgataatgtttgctgctctgctgaggcagcgggaggaataaatgtccaacaGGGAGgggacttttcaaaataaaagtcgaCATCGTTCAGTTATGTTTTTTTACGTTGATTTTGGAGCAGCCTGTATCTTTTACATTCAGAGACACTCTAAAAGACTGGTGGGAAATTTAATTATTCCAAGGGACCACAGGAGAAACTAAGACTAATCTTTGCCTGATTTTCTATAATGTTATATGGagtcatggtaaaaagaaaaaaaaaagaaaaaaagaaaagaaaagagtacGCCCCTTCCAGTTTTAAGGTTTTATGTATCAGGACATAATACAAAAATCACTTGTTCCTTGCCACCAGTACAAGCTCAGATGATCAGCAACATATAAAACATTAGacagtgttgttatttatttaatagaaaCTGAGAGAAAATGCAGAAGCAGCCTGTTGAACCACCTTTAGTACCAATAAGTTGAAGTACTTGTTTTCTGTAAAACTTTATCAGTTTCTCACATGATCGTGGCAGGATTTTGcccccactcttctttacagtgCTGCTTCAATTCATTGAGGTTTCCCAGCATTCATTTTTGCACAGCACCATTTCAATCAGGATGAGATCTGGACTTTGGCTGGgtcttttcatttaattcttttctttttctgccatTCTTTTGTAGATATGCTGCTGCTCGTGCTGTTAATTGACACGATTTCACCCAGGTTTTAGCTGTCAGGCAGCTATGCCTCACATATGACTCTAGAAtattttggtatacagagggGTTCTTGgtcgactcaatgactgcaaggttcACAGATGCCTTTGCCTCCAAATTAATTGCCCAAATTATCATAAAACTCCCGAAACTTCTACGTTTATATTTGAGCTCACACTTACTGATAATAGTAGTTGATGATTATAACAATTAATTGAATGCATTTGATTGTCAAAACATATGCCTTTAAAAGTGATTGCAAGTGCGTGTGAATTCCAAGTGAGGCTAAAAAGTATTGTTATGACCCTAAAACCTCCGCATGTTActtatttttcctgtttcagagGATTACACCTTTTCTCACACAGAACTGCTGGATTGACATCGATAACGAGTTTACTTTAAGACAATGAAAAGTTTGCGTTATGAGTTTATCAGGATAGAGAGCAAAATTACTGTAATTTATTAATCCCACGTCTGACGAgcgaggggaggggaggggtggagAGCAGTGTTTACTCTCCTGTTTTGTAATTGGCTGGCTCCCCTGGAGACGTCATGATTGACGGCCGAGTTCACATCCCTTCGGCAGTTTTTCGGAGAGGTTGTGAGAAGTCTCAGTGAGTTTTTCCTCTCACGAAATCATGTCGAGAAGGTGAGTCTGAGATTAAAATAACGCACACGCAGAAGGATGACTTGTGCTTTTAAGCGTCTTCTCAACTTTCAGAGAAATTTAAATTTGCGTGTTGTCGCTTTTAAGCCGCTTTTCGGCCGTTTTAACGCGTTTGTTTCCGTCTAACGGAGACCTGTTTGATGTAAACATGTAGCTACACTGTAACGTCACACCTTTGATGGTTCTCCTCGATAGTTTTGTCGCGATAAAGTCCGGTGTTCCTCAGTGCAAACTACGCTCTGTGCAGCTGTTGCGTGGATGTTGTGTGCATAAGTGGAGCCTGCAGCGGGGTCTGGGAATGATTAGTGGGTTGAATTATACAACAGAACAAACAGGACATGGAGAACTTCATAGAGCCTCCTCTGCTGTAATAAAACTGTAGCCGCTCCTTCCTGTACTCAGGCTAAACACAGAGGACCTTCTGTCTCAGTATGTGCTCCATCCTGTCACCTGCTTCTCGCTCAACGTTTTTCAACGTGTCAGACATTCATTCACAGGGCAGCAGGGTGTGGCTGTTAGTCCGCCTGAGTGCAAGTGCATTAGCATTTATTGATGTTTTTGAAGAAAACTAAAGCAGAGATGTTATCGTTTTAGTGGCATCTTTaagttatgtttttgtctcacaTTACAGCCCTCACACATTCACTGATCCATGTAGCTGTAACCTAATGATGGAGGTGGGGTCATTATtcagagctgaagctgaagtTTTCCCCACTGGTTTTATAGTTTTCCTCTGGCGCTATTGTGCTGTCTAACAAAGGAGAAGACTTACAGCGTAACATGTGATAGGAGACAACACAAAGccttcagctgctgcttgtgTTGAAGTCAAGAGTCTTCACTTAATTAAAACATTATTTAGATCACCTGTGTCGGACAAACTGGGTTTTAATGGAGAATCATTGTGCACGGCTGTATAGATATGTGAGTCATTTACACAGTTAAGCACTGCTGTTGCTATGTGAGAAACTGTTTTTATGATTTAGATGAATATGTCTTTAACTGTATCACAGACATCTTATGTTTTAAACctaagtaactgagaataaaaaaaaaaactacacacatCCTGAAACAGTTGTACAAGCTGCTTTCGACTGAGGCACAGGAGTAAGTTTGTTTTGGAAACGCCGTTTTCGTTTTGTATACCTTACTAATTCATTCTAAGAAGAGCAGTTAACTTCCTGTTAACTGCTTTTCGCAGAAAGAATTAGTCACATGAGTAGGGAAAACAAGATTGTCACGGCAGATTTCATCACCAGTAGTTCAAAAGAGAAAGGAGGACTATCCCAAACTGCATGGTAGCTATGAAAAACAATAAAGTAAACAGACTGTCCATTCACTCCAGTTCCTCTCAGTGCATAGACAGCGTGAGAAGTCACTTCTCTTTTAATCTGAATAGTGGGAGCAAGTATATGCTGAGAGAAGTTATTTTAGTGTGTTCATCTGTAAAACTCTACTTGAGGACAGAAGAAATAGCAAAAACATGTGAACATTACACCCCGGTTagtcatttctttcttc comes from the Oreochromis aureus strain Israel breed Guangdong linkage group 18, ZZ_aureus, whole genome shotgun sequence genome and includes:
- the pak1ip1 gene encoding p21-activated protein kinase-interacting protein 1-like — translated: MAAVLELVAGSYEQITFGYQVKTDEKEWTAKAEFTHHAHTASVSAVAASERFVVTGSKDETIQVYDMKKRIEHGALLHHDGTITCLEFYGTSHLLSGGEDGLLCVWSTKKWECLKSIKAHKGHVTSLSVHPSGKLVLSVGTDKTLRTWNLINGRSAFIKNIKQNAHIVRWSPDGDRYVVVMNDKVNIYELETATVTGTVANPKRIASVKFLNNSILAVAGDDETVRLCDVEKAKWVCEFKAHETRVKTVDSVNVDDYSVVVTASNDGFIKMWKIHLKEELESPTLLGEVNTSARLTCLAVRRTSPMQQQIAEEEAPQATTSEDLLPELLRTKRVRIATEEVVLEEESKPKKKKKKNSGK